Proteins encoded by one window of Rhineura floridana isolate rRhiFlo1 chromosome 9, rRhiFlo1.hap2, whole genome shotgun sequence:
- the CHRNA9 gene encoding neuronal acetylcholine receptor subunit alpha-9 isoform X1, translated as MKTSLVCCLSLVFTTGILHVADAAQGKYAQMLFNELFESYSNALRPVEDTDTVLNVTLQITLSQIKDMDERNQILTAYLWIRQTWYDAYLKWDKDDYDGLDSIRIPSNLVWRPDIVLYNKADDDFSEPVNTNIVLRYDGKITWDAPAITKSSCVVDVSYFPFDSQQCNLTFGSWTYNGNQVDIFNSLDSGDLSDFIEDVEWEIHGMPAVKNVITYGCCSEPYPDVTYTLILKRKSSFYIFNLLLPCLLISFLAPLGFYLPADSGEKVSLGVTVLLALTVFQLMVAESMPPSENVPLIGKYYIATMTMITASTALTIIIMNIHYCGSGAKPVPQWARVVILDYMSKIFFVYDVGENCTSSQGLKEQDPKLEKMNICPKEQEKYEGARRQLAKIRNNDTDLQKKLPDDICDGYGVQRENTRDIVSCCSCYRTLIKNIEYIANCVRRHKANHAKGVEWKKVAKVMDRFFMWIFFIMVFFMSVLIIGKAL; from the exons ATGAAGACCAGCTTGGTCTGCTGTCTCTCCTTGGTATTTACAACAGGAATTCTTCATG TTGCTGATGCAGCACAAGGAAAATACGCTCAAATGCTCTTTAATGAACTTTTTGAAAGCTATTCAAATGCTCTCAGACCAGTGGAGGATACAGACACGGTCCTGAATGTCACCCTTCAGATCACTCTTTCCCAAATAAAAGACATG GATGAGAGAAACCAAATTCTGACTGCCTACCTATGGATTCGACAAACATGGTATGATGCCTATTTGAAGTGGGACAAAGATGACTATGATGGGCTGGATTCTATCCGGATTCCTAGCAATCTTGTATGGAGGCCAGATATTGTCCTTTATAACAA ggCTGATGATGACTTTTCTGAACCAGTGAACACCAATATTGTATTGAGGTATGATGGAAAGATTACTTGGGATGCACCAGCTATAACAAAAAGTTCATGTGTGGTGGACGTATCTTACTTTCCCTTCGATAGCCAGCAGTGCAATCTAACCTTTGGTTCTTGGACCTACAATGGTAATCAGGTAGATATATTCAATTCTTTAGACAGCGGCGACCTTTCAGACTTTATAGAAGATGTGGAGTGGGAGATTCATGGCATGCCAGCTGTTAAGAACGTGATAACCTATGGCTGCTGCTCAGAGCCTTATCCAGATGTTACATACACCCTTATTTTGAAAAGGAAGTCATCCTTCTATATATTTAACCTGCTGCTTCCTTGTCTATTGATATCTTTTCTGGCTCCACTGGGATTCTACCTTCCGGCAGACTCTGGAGAAAAAGTGTCTCTAGGAGTTACTGTTCTGCTTGCTTTGACCGTGTTTCAGCTAATGGTTGCAGAGAGCATGCCCCCTTCTGAAAATGTGCCCTTGATCG GTAAATATTACATCGCTACTATGACAATGATCACAGCATCCACAGCACTGACAATCATTATAATGAATATCCATTACTGTGGATCGGGAGCCAAACCTGTTCCACAGTGGGCAAGGGTGGTCATTTTGGACTACATGTCAAAGATTTTCTTTGTTTATGATGTTGGTGAAAATTGCACAAGTTCACAAGGTTTGAAAGAGCAAGACCCAAAGTTGGAAAAAATGAATATTTGTCCAAAAGAGCAAGAAAAATATGAAGGGGCAAGGAGACAACTTGCTAAGATCAGAAATAATGACACTGACCTCCAAAAGAAACTGCCAGATGATATTTGTGATGGCTATGGAGTCCAGAGGGAAAATACCAGGGATATTGTTAGCTGCTGTTCCTGTTACAGAACACTGATCAAGAATATTGAATATATTGCTAATTGTGTGAGGCGCCACAAAGCCAACCACGCAAAAGGAGTGGAGTGGAAAAAAGTAGCAAAAGTGATGGACAGATTctttatgtggattttttttattatggtCTTTTTCATGAGTGTTTTGattattggcaaagcactttaa
- the CHRNA9 gene encoding neuronal acetylcholine receptor subunit alpha-9 isoform X2, which translates to MKTSLVCCLSLVFTTGILHVADAAQGKYAQMLFNELFESYSNALRPVEDTDTVLNVTLQITLSQIKDMDERNQILTAYLWIRQTWYDAYLKWDKDDYDGLDSIRIPSNLVWRPDIVLYNKADDDFSEPVNTNIVLRYDGKITWDAPAITKSSCVVDVSYFPFDSQQCNLTFGSWTYNDSGEKVSLGVTVLLALTVFQLMVAESMPPSENVPLIGKYYIATMTMITASTALTIIIMNIHYCGSGAKPVPQWARVVILDYMSKIFFVYDVGENCTSSQGLKEQDPKLEKMNICPKEQEKYEGARRQLAKIRNNDTDLQKKLPDDICDGYGVQRENTRDIVSCCSCYRTLIKNIEYIANCVRRHKANHAKGVEWKKVAKVMDRFFMWIFFIMVFFMSVLIIGKAL; encoded by the exons ATGAAGACCAGCTTGGTCTGCTGTCTCTCCTTGGTATTTACAACAGGAATTCTTCATG TTGCTGATGCAGCACAAGGAAAATACGCTCAAATGCTCTTTAATGAACTTTTTGAAAGCTATTCAAATGCTCTCAGACCAGTGGAGGATACAGACACGGTCCTGAATGTCACCCTTCAGATCACTCTTTCCCAAATAAAAGACATG GATGAGAGAAACCAAATTCTGACTGCCTACCTATGGATTCGACAAACATGGTATGATGCCTATTTGAAGTGGGACAAAGATGACTATGATGGGCTGGATTCTATCCGGATTCCTAGCAATCTTGTATGGAGGCCAGATATTGTCCTTTATAACAA ggCTGATGATGACTTTTCTGAACCAGTGAACACCAATATTGTATTGAGGTATGATGGAAAGATTACTTGGGATGCACCAGCTATAACAAAAAGTTCATGTGTGGTGGACGTATCTTACTTTCCCTTCGATAGCCAGCAGTGCAATCTAACCTTTGGTTCTTGGACCTACAATG ACTCTGGAGAAAAAGTGTCTCTAGGAGTTACTGTTCTGCTTGCTTTGACCGTGTTTCAGCTAATGGTTGCAGAGAGCATGCCCCCTTCTGAAAATGTGCCCTTGATCG GTAAATATTACATCGCTACTATGACAATGATCACAGCATCCACAGCACTGACAATCATTATAATGAATATCCATTACTGTGGATCGGGAGCCAAACCTGTTCCACAGTGGGCAAGGGTGGTCATTTTGGACTACATGTCAAAGATTTTCTTTGTTTATGATGTTGGTGAAAATTGCACAAGTTCACAAGGTTTGAAAGAGCAAGACCCAAAGTTGGAAAAAATGAATATTTGTCCAAAAGAGCAAGAAAAATATGAAGGGGCAAGGAGACAACTTGCTAAGATCAGAAATAATGACACTGACCTCCAAAAGAAACTGCCAGATGATATTTGTGATGGCTATGGAGTCCAGAGGGAAAATACCAGGGATATTGTTAGCTGCTGTTCCTGTTACAGAACACTGATCAAGAATATTGAATATATTGCTAATTGTGTGAGGCGCCACAAAGCCAACCACGCAAAAGGAGTGGAGTGGAAAAAAGTAGCAAAAGTGATGGACAGATTctttatgtggattttttttattatggtCTTTTTCATGAGTGTTTTGattattggcaaagcactttaa